One genomic segment of Luteimonas galliterrae includes these proteins:
- the accD gene encoding acetyl-CoA carboxylase, carboxyltransferase subunit beta — MSWLKKLMPSRIRTDSGAGRKRSVPEGLWEKCERCGSVLYRPELEENLEVCPKCGFHMPIRARARLAAFLDAGTGEEIGVELGPTDILKFKDQKKYSDRIKAAQKATGERDALIAMQGTLKLRPIVASAFDFAYMGGSMGSVVGERFALAAERALEIGSPYVSFSASGGARMQESLFSLMQMAKTSAALGRLRAAGLPYISVMTHPTTGGVSASFAMLGDINMAEPEALIGFAGPRVIEQTVRETLPEGFQRSEFLLDHGAIDQICDRRELRERIAHLLALLMKQPQPQDDVEAA; from the coding sequence ATGAGCTGGTTGAAGAAATTGATGCCTTCCCGGATACGCACCGATAGCGGCGCCGGCAGGAAACGCAGCGTCCCCGAGGGCCTGTGGGAAAAATGCGAACGCTGCGGCTCGGTCCTGTACCGGCCCGAGCTCGAAGAAAACCTGGAGGTCTGCCCGAAGTGCGGCTTCCACATGCCGATCCGCGCGCGCGCGCGATTGGCCGCATTCCTGGACGCGGGCACGGGCGAGGAGATCGGCGTCGAACTCGGCCCGACCGACATCCTCAAGTTCAAGGACCAGAAGAAGTATTCCGACCGCATCAAGGCCGCGCAGAAAGCCACCGGCGAGCGCGACGCGCTGATCGCGATGCAGGGCACGCTGAAGCTGCGCCCTATCGTCGCCAGCGCCTTCGATTTCGCCTACATGGGCGGGTCGATGGGCTCGGTGGTCGGCGAGCGCTTCGCGCTGGCCGCCGAACGCGCGCTGGAGATCGGCAGCCCGTACGTGAGCTTCTCCGCCAGCGGCGGCGCGCGCATGCAGGAAAGCCTGTTCTCGCTGATGCAGATGGCCAAGACTTCGGCCGCGCTCGGCCGGCTGCGCGCGGCGGGGTTGCCCTACATCTCGGTGATGACCCATCCCACCACCGGCGGCGTATCGGCCTCGTTCGCGATGCTCGGCGACATCAACATGGCCGAGCCCGAAGCGTTGATCGGCTTCGCCGGCCCGCGCGTGATCGAGCAGACCGTGCGCGAGACTTTGCCGGAAGGCTTCCAGCGCTCCGAATTCCTGCTCGACCACGGCGCGATCGACCAGATCTGCGACCGCCGCGAACTGCGCGAGCGCATCGCCCATCTGCTGGCGTTGCTGATGAAGCAGCCGCAGCCGCAAGACGACGTGGAGGCGGCGTGA